In a single window of the Salmo trutta chromosome 23, fSalTru1.1, whole genome shotgun sequence genome:
- the LOC115159619 gene encoding uncharacterized protein LOC115159619 isoform X6: MSLSYILLIYMVSTPTIVFSPGYINVATPVTVRCESPEGTKCKFYRDHDPNPIRELDYKQGACQFKLLWNEFKKWNKTEVDLSCVILQNREDKTIKTSKPSDARRLNVGDPIRKPRVHVEKIGNYLNLRCEAKAGTSCYFYLNNGDSHFNKQPYKDNVCVGRVAEEELQRKRSSAGEIFITCAVELVVEGEDTVTSQHSEPLGITIDVVNPPGATSSPSAFSLIKPVQEETSTNVTAQGRVSLHSVYSGPVFLVIISLGAGSLFLVLLAGSVLCVLQRKCGFQCRPVNTGSPPEQQDQTPPCVYSVITKPSRDEEEDSSLQYATVTSTSDRASLQYATVTSTGNQVGPGRTKIKFEIAGEYALLAES; the protein is encoded by the exons ATGTCTTTGTCTTATATTCTTCTCATTT ATATGGTTTCTACTCCCACTATTGTATTTTCCCCTGGGTACATCAATGTAGCTACACCTGTTACAGTACGCTGTGAGTCACCAGAAGGCACAAAGTGCAAGTTCTACAGAGATCACGACCCCAACCCTATAAGAGAACTGGATTACAAGCAGGGTGCTTGCCAGTTCAAGTTGTTATGGAATGAGTTCAAAAAGTGGAACAAGACTGAAGTTGATCTCAGCTGTGTAATTCTACAGAACAGAGAAGATAAAACGATTAAAACCTCAAAACCTAGTGATGCTCGAAGACTTAATGTGGGTG ATCCAATAAGAAAGCCCAGAGTTCATGTGGAGAAGATTGGGAATTACCTCAATCTTCGATGTGAGGCCAAGGCTGGCACCTCATGCTACTTTTATCTGAACAATGGTGACTCACACTTTAATAAACAACCCTACAAAGACAATGTCTGTGTGGGGAGAGTGGCAGAAGAGGAACTGCAGAGGAAGAGGAGCAGTGCTGGAGAGATCTTCATCACCTGTGCTGTGGAGCTGGTGGTAGAGGGTGAAGATACTGTGACATCACAGCATAGTGAACCCCTCGGTATCACCATAGATG TTGTAAATCCTCCAGGAGCTACTAGTTCCCCATCAGCGTTCAGTTTAATCAAACCTGTTCAGGAGGAGACAAGCACCAATGTCACAGCCCAAGGAAGAG TGAGCCTTCATTCAGTTTATTCAGGTCCAGTGTTCCTCGTCATCATCAGTCTGGGTGCTGGTTCCCTTTTCCTGGTTCTGCTAGCTGGGTCTGTGCTGTGTGTTCTCCAACGCAAGTGTG GGTTTCAATGCAGGCCTGTAAATACTGG AAGCCCACCTGAGCAGCAAGACCAAACCCCACcttgtgtct ATTCTGTCATCACAAAGCCGTCTAGGGATGAG GAAGAGGACAGTAGTCTGCAATACGCTACTGTGACATCTACAAGTGACCGAGCTAGTCTTCAATATGCAACAGTGACATCTACCGGTAACCAAGTTGGACCTGGGCGCACCAAGATCAAGTTTGAAATAGCTGGAGAGTACGCCCTCTTAGCAGAATCATAG
- the LOC115159619 gene encoding uncharacterized protein LOC115159619 isoform X5: MSLSYILLIYVAGVAVKESSADLVPTPTIVFSSGYINVATPVTVRCESPKGTECNFYRDHDPSPIRKLDYKKGTCQFNLFWNEFKKWNKTEVDLSCVILQNKEGKTIKTSKPSDARRLNVGDPIGMPSVHVEKIRNYLNLRCEAKAGTSCYFYLNNGDSHFNKQPYKDNVCVGRVAEEELQRKRSSAGEIFITCAVELVVEGEDTVTSQHSEPLGITIDVVNPPGATSSPSAFSLIKPVQEETSSNVTAQGRGPVFLVIISLGAGSLFLVLLAGSVLCVLQRKCGFQCRPVNTGSPPEQQDQTPPCVYSVITKPSRDEEEDSSLQYATVTSTSDRASLQYATVTSTGNQVGPGRTKIKFEIAGEYALLAES; the protein is encoded by the exons ATGTCTTTGTCTTATATTCTTCTCATTT ATGTTGCCGGTGTTGCGGTAAAAGAAAGTTCTGCAG ATTTGGTTCCCACTCCCACTATTGTATTTTCCTCTGGGTACATCAATGTAGCTACACCTGTTACAGTACGCTGTGAGTCACCAAAAGGCACAGAGTGCAATTTCTACAGAGATCATGACCCCAGCCCTATAAGAAAACTGGATTACAAGAAGGGTACTTGCCAATTCAACTTGTTCTGGAATGAGTTCAAAAAGTGGAACAAGACTGAAGTTGATCTCAGCTGTGTAATTCTACAGAACAAAGAAGGTAAAACAATCAAAACCTCAAAACCAAGTGATGCTCGAAGACTTAATGTGGGTG ATCCAATTGGAATGCCCAGTGTTCATGTGGAGAAGATCAGGAATTACCTCAATCTTCGATGTGAGGCCAAGGCTGGCACCTCATGCTACTTTTATCTGAACAATGGTGACTCACACTTTAATAAACAACCCTACAAAGACAATGTCTGTGTGGGGAGAGTGGCAGAAGAGGAACTGCAGAGGAAGAGGAGCAGTGCTGGAGAGATCTTCATCACCTGTGCTGTGGAGCTGGTGGTAGAGGGTGAAGATACTGTGACATCACAGCATAGTGAACCCCTCGGTATCACCATAGATG ttgtaAATCCTCCAGGAGCTACTAGTTCCCCATCAGCGTTCAGTTTAATCAAACCTGTTCAGGAGGAGACAAGCAGCAATGTCACAGCCCAAGGAAGAG GTCCAGTGTTCCTCGTCATCATCAGTCTGGGTGCTGGTTCCCTTTTCCTGGTTCTGCTAGCTGGGTCTGTGCTGTGTGTTCTCCAACGCAAGTGTG GGTTTCAATGCAGGCCTGTAAATACTGG AAGCCCACCTGAGCAGCAAGACCAAACCCCACcttgtgtct ATTCTGTCATCACAAAGCCGTCTAGGGATGAG GAAGAGGACAGTAGTCTGCAATACGCTACTGTGACATCTACAAGTGACCGAGCTAGTCTTCAATATGCAACAGTGACATCTACCGGTAACCAAGTTGGACCTGGGCGCACCAAGATCAAGTTTGAAATAGCTGGAGAGTACGCCCTCTTAGCAGAATCATAG
- the LOC115159619 gene encoding uncharacterized protein LOC115159619 isoform X7, giving the protein MSLSYILLIYVAGVAVKESSADLVPTPTIVFSSGYINVATPVTVRCESPKGTECNFYRDHDPSPIRKLDYKKGTCQFNLFWNEFKKWNKTEVDLSCVILQNKEGKTIKTSKPSDARRLNVGDPIGMPSVHVEKIRNYLNLRCEAKAGTSCYFYLNNGDSHFNKQPYKDNVCVGRVAEEELQRKRSSAGEIFITCAVELVVEGEDTVTSQHSEPLGITIDGATSSPSAFSLIKPVQEETSSNVTAQGRGPVFLVIISLGAGSLFLVLLAGSVLCVLQRKCGFQCRPVNTGSPPEQQDQTPPCVYSVITKPSRDEEEDSSLQYATVTSTSDRASLQYATVTSTGNQVGPGRTKIKFEIAGEYALLAES; this is encoded by the exons ATGTCTTTGTCTTATATTCTTCTCATTT ATGTTGCCGGTGTTGCGGTAAAAGAAAGTTCTGCAG ATTTGGTTCCCACTCCCACTATTGTATTTTCCTCTGGGTACATCAATGTAGCTACACCTGTTACAGTACGCTGTGAGTCACCAAAAGGCACAGAGTGCAATTTCTACAGAGATCATGACCCCAGCCCTATAAGAAAACTGGATTACAAGAAGGGTACTTGCCAATTCAACTTGTTCTGGAATGAGTTCAAAAAGTGGAACAAGACTGAAGTTGATCTCAGCTGTGTAATTCTACAGAACAAAGAAGGTAAAACAATCAAAACCTCAAAACCAAGTGATGCTCGAAGACTTAATGTGGGTG ATCCAATTGGAATGCCCAGTGTTCATGTGGAGAAGATCAGGAATTACCTCAATCTTCGATGTGAGGCCAAGGCTGGCACCTCATGCTACTTTTATCTGAACAATGGTGACTCACACTTTAATAAACAACCCTACAAAGACAATGTCTGTGTGGGGAGAGTGGCAGAAGAGGAACTGCAGAGGAAGAGGAGCAGTGCTGGAGAGATCTTCATCACCTGTGCTGTGGAGCTGGTGGTAGAGGGTGAAGATACTGTGACATCACAGCATAGTGAACCCCTCGGTATCACCATAGATG GAGCTACTAGTTCCCCATCAGCGTTCAGTTTAATCAAACCTGTTCAGGAGGAGACAAGCAGCAATGTCACAGCCCAAGGAAGAG GTCCAGTGTTCCTCGTCATCATCAGTCTGGGTGCTGGTTCCCTTTTCCTGGTTCTGCTAGCTGGGTCTGTGCTGTGTGTTCTCCAACGCAAGTGTG GGTTTCAATGCAGGCCTGTAAATACTGG AAGCCCACCTGAGCAGCAAGACCAAACCCCACcttgtgtct ATTCTGTCATCACAAAGCCGTCTAGGGATGAG GAAGAGGACAGTAGTCTGCAATACGCTACTGTGACATCTACAAGTGACCGAGCTAGTCTTCAATATGCAACAGTGACATCTACCGGTAACCAAGTTGGACCTGGGCGCACCAAGATCAAGTTTGAAATAGCTGGAGAGTACGCCCTCTTAGCAGAATCATAG
- the LOC115159619 gene encoding uncharacterized protein LOC115159619 isoform X1: MSLSYILLIYVAGVAVKESSADMVSTPTIVFSPGYINVATPVTVRCESPEGTKCKFYRDHDPNPIRELDYKQGACQFKLLWNEFKKWNKTEVDLSCVILQNREDKTIKTSKPSDARRLNVGDPIRKPRVHVEKIGNYLNLRCEAKAGTSCYFYLNNGDSHFNKQPYKDNVCVGRVAEEELQRKRSSAGEIFITCAVELVVEGEDTVTSQHSEPLGITIDVVNPPGATSSPSAFSLIKPVQEETSTNVTAQGRVSLHSVYSGPVFLVIISLGAGSLFLVLLAGSVLCVLQRKCGFQCRPVNTGSPPEQQDQTPPCVYSVITKPSRDEEEDSSLQYATVTSTSDRASLQYATVTSTGNQVGPGRTKIKFEIAGEYALLAES, from the exons ATGTCTTTGTCTTATATTCTTCTCATTT ATGTTGCCGGTGTTGCGGTAAAAGAAAGTTCTGCAG ATATGGTTTCTACTCCCACTATTGTATTTTCCCCTGGGTACATCAATGTAGCTACACCTGTTACAGTACGCTGTGAGTCACCAGAAGGCACAAAGTGCAAGTTCTACAGAGATCACGACCCCAACCCTATAAGAGAACTGGATTACAAGCAGGGTGCTTGCCAGTTCAAGTTGTTATGGAATGAGTTCAAAAAGTGGAACAAGACTGAAGTTGATCTCAGCTGTGTAATTCTACAGAACAGAGAAGATAAAACGATTAAAACCTCAAAACCTAGTGATGCTCGAAGACTTAATGTGGGTG ATCCAATAAGAAAGCCCAGAGTTCATGTGGAGAAGATTGGGAATTACCTCAATCTTCGATGTGAGGCCAAGGCTGGCACCTCATGCTACTTTTATCTGAACAATGGTGACTCACACTTTAATAAACAACCCTACAAAGACAATGTCTGTGTGGGGAGAGTGGCAGAAGAGGAACTGCAGAGGAAGAGGAGCAGTGCTGGAGAGATCTTCATCACCTGTGCTGTGGAGCTGGTGGTAGAGGGTGAAGATACTGTGACATCACAGCATAGTGAACCCCTCGGTATCACCATAGATG TTGTAAATCCTCCAGGAGCTACTAGTTCCCCATCAGCGTTCAGTTTAATCAAACCTGTTCAGGAGGAGACAAGCACCAATGTCACAGCCCAAGGAAGAG TGAGCCTTCATTCAGTTTATTCAGGTCCAGTGTTCCTCGTCATCATCAGTCTGGGTGCTGGTTCCCTTTTCCTGGTTCTGCTAGCTGGGTCTGTGCTGTGTGTTCTCCAACGCAAGTGTG GGTTTCAATGCAGGCCTGTAAATACTGG AAGCCCACCTGAGCAGCAAGACCAAACCCCACcttgtgtct ATTCTGTCATCACAAAGCCGTCTAGGGATGAG GAAGAGGACAGTAGTCTGCAATACGCTACTGTGACATCTACAAGTGACCGAGCTAGTCTTCAATATGCAACAGTGACATCTACCGGTAACCAAGTTGGACCTGGGCGCACCAAGATCAAGTTTGAAATAGCTGGAGAGTACGCCCTCTTAGCAGAATCATAG
- the LOC115159619 gene encoding uncharacterized protein LOC115159619 isoform X4 — translation MSLSYILLIYVAGVAVKESSADMVSTPTIVFSPGYINVATPVTVRCESPEGTKCKFYRDHDPNPIRELDYKQGACQFKLLWNEFKKWNKTEVDLSCVILQNREDKTIKTSKPSDARRLNVGDPIRKPRVHVEKIGNYLNLRCEAKAGTSCYFYLNNGDSHFNKQPYKDNVCVGRVAEEELQRKRSSAGEIFITCAVELVVEGEDTVTSQHSEPLGITIDVVNPPGATSSPSAFSLIKPVQEETSTNVTAQGRGPVFLVIISLGAGSLFLVLLAGSVLCVLQRKCGFQCRPVNTGSPPEQQDQTPPCVYSVITKPSRDEEEDSSLQYATVTSTSDRASLQYATVTSTGNQVGPGRTKIKFEIAGEYALLAES, via the exons ATGTCTTTGTCTTATATTCTTCTCATTT ATGTTGCCGGTGTTGCGGTAAAAGAAAGTTCTGCAG ATATGGTTTCTACTCCCACTATTGTATTTTCCCCTGGGTACATCAATGTAGCTACACCTGTTACAGTACGCTGTGAGTCACCAGAAGGCACAAAGTGCAAGTTCTACAGAGATCACGACCCCAACCCTATAAGAGAACTGGATTACAAGCAGGGTGCTTGCCAGTTCAAGTTGTTATGGAATGAGTTCAAAAAGTGGAACAAGACTGAAGTTGATCTCAGCTGTGTAATTCTACAGAACAGAGAAGATAAAACGATTAAAACCTCAAAACCTAGTGATGCTCGAAGACTTAATGTGGGTG ATCCAATAAGAAAGCCCAGAGTTCATGTGGAGAAGATTGGGAATTACCTCAATCTTCGATGTGAGGCCAAGGCTGGCACCTCATGCTACTTTTATCTGAACAATGGTGACTCACACTTTAATAAACAACCCTACAAAGACAATGTCTGTGTGGGGAGAGTGGCAGAAGAGGAACTGCAGAGGAAGAGGAGCAGTGCTGGAGAGATCTTCATCACCTGTGCTGTGGAGCTGGTGGTAGAGGGTGAAGATACTGTGACATCACAGCATAGTGAACCCCTCGGTATCACCATAGATG TTGTAAATCCTCCAGGAGCTACTAGTTCCCCATCAGCGTTCAGTTTAATCAAACCTGTTCAGGAGGAGACAAGCACCAATGTCACAGCCCAAGGAAGAG GTCCAGTGTTCCTCGTCATCATCAGTCTGGGTGCTGGTTCCCTTTTCCTGGTTCTGCTAGCTGGGTCTGTGCTGTGTGTTCTCCAACGCAAGTGTG GGTTTCAATGCAGGCCTGTAAATACTGG AAGCCCACCTGAGCAGCAAGACCAAACCCCACcttgtgtct ATTCTGTCATCACAAAGCCGTCTAGGGATGAG GAAGAGGACAGTAGTCTGCAATACGCTACTGTGACATCTACAAGTGACCGAGCTAGTCTTCAATATGCAACAGTGACATCTACCGGTAACCAAGTTGGACCTGGGCGCACCAAGATCAAGTTTGAAATAGCTGGAGAGTACGCCCTCTTAGCAGAATCATAG
- the LOC115159619 gene encoding uncharacterized protein LOC115159619 isoform X2 — MSLSYILLIYVAGVAVKESSADMVSTPTIVFSPGYINVATPVTVRCESPEGTKCKFYRDHDPNPIRELDYKQGACQFKLLWNEFKKWNKTEVDLSCVILQNREDKTIKTSKPSDARRLNVGDPIRKPRVHVEKIGNYLNLRCEAKAGTSCYFYLNNGDSHFNKQPYKDNVCVGRVAEEELQRKRSSAGEIFITCAVELVVEGEDTVTSQHSEPLGITIDVVNPPGATSSPSAFSLIKPVQEETSTNVTAQGRVYSGPVFLVIISLGAGSLFLVLLAGSVLCVLQRKCGFQCRPVNTGSPPEQQDQTPPCVYSVITKPSRDEEEDSSLQYATVTSTSDRASLQYATVTSTGNQVGPGRTKIKFEIAGEYALLAES; from the exons ATGTCTTTGTCTTATATTCTTCTCATTT ATGTTGCCGGTGTTGCGGTAAAAGAAAGTTCTGCAG ATATGGTTTCTACTCCCACTATTGTATTTTCCCCTGGGTACATCAATGTAGCTACACCTGTTACAGTACGCTGTGAGTCACCAGAAGGCACAAAGTGCAAGTTCTACAGAGATCACGACCCCAACCCTATAAGAGAACTGGATTACAAGCAGGGTGCTTGCCAGTTCAAGTTGTTATGGAATGAGTTCAAAAAGTGGAACAAGACTGAAGTTGATCTCAGCTGTGTAATTCTACAGAACAGAGAAGATAAAACGATTAAAACCTCAAAACCTAGTGATGCTCGAAGACTTAATGTGGGTG ATCCAATAAGAAAGCCCAGAGTTCATGTGGAGAAGATTGGGAATTACCTCAATCTTCGATGTGAGGCCAAGGCTGGCACCTCATGCTACTTTTATCTGAACAATGGTGACTCACACTTTAATAAACAACCCTACAAAGACAATGTCTGTGTGGGGAGAGTGGCAGAAGAGGAACTGCAGAGGAAGAGGAGCAGTGCTGGAGAGATCTTCATCACCTGTGCTGTGGAGCTGGTGGTAGAGGGTGAAGATACTGTGACATCACAGCATAGTGAACCCCTCGGTATCACCATAGATG TTGTAAATCCTCCAGGAGCTACTAGTTCCCCATCAGCGTTCAGTTTAATCAAACCTGTTCAGGAGGAGACAAGCACCAATGTCACAGCCCAAGGAAGAG TTTATTCAGGTCCAGTGTTCCTCGTCATCATCAGTCTGGGTGCTGGTTCCCTTTTCCTGGTTCTGCTAGCTGGGTCTGTGCTGTGTGTTCTCCAACGCAAGTGTG GGTTTCAATGCAGGCCTGTAAATACTGG AAGCCCACCTGAGCAGCAAGACCAAACCCCACcttgtgtct ATTCTGTCATCACAAAGCCGTCTAGGGATGAG GAAGAGGACAGTAGTCTGCAATACGCTACTGTGACATCTACAAGTGACCGAGCTAGTCTTCAATATGCAACAGTGACATCTACCGGTAACCAAGTTGGACCTGGGCGCACCAAGATCAAGTTTGAAATAGCTGGAGAGTACGCCCTCTTAGCAGAATCATAG
- the LOC115159619 gene encoding uncharacterized protein LOC115159619 isoform X3: MSLSYILLIYVAGVAVKESSADMVSTPTIVFSPGYINVATPVTVRCESPEGTKCKFYRDHDPNPIRELDYKQGACQFKLLWNEFKKWNKTEVDLSCVILQNREDKTIKTSKPSDARRLNVGDPIRKPRVHVEKIGNYLNLRCEAKAGTSCYFYLNNGDSHFNKQPYKDNVCVGRVAEEELQRKRSSAGEIFITCAVELVVEGEDTVTSQHSEPLGITIDGATSSPSAFSLIKPVQEETSTNVTAQGRVSLHSVYSGPVFLVIISLGAGSLFLVLLAGSVLCVLQRKCGFQCRPVNTGSPPEQQDQTPPCVYSVITKPSRDEEEDSSLQYATVTSTSDRASLQYATVTSTGNQVGPGRTKIKFEIAGEYALLAES, from the exons ATGTCTTTGTCTTATATTCTTCTCATTT ATGTTGCCGGTGTTGCGGTAAAAGAAAGTTCTGCAG ATATGGTTTCTACTCCCACTATTGTATTTTCCCCTGGGTACATCAATGTAGCTACACCTGTTACAGTACGCTGTGAGTCACCAGAAGGCACAAAGTGCAAGTTCTACAGAGATCACGACCCCAACCCTATAAGAGAACTGGATTACAAGCAGGGTGCTTGCCAGTTCAAGTTGTTATGGAATGAGTTCAAAAAGTGGAACAAGACTGAAGTTGATCTCAGCTGTGTAATTCTACAGAACAGAGAAGATAAAACGATTAAAACCTCAAAACCTAGTGATGCTCGAAGACTTAATGTGGGTG ATCCAATAAGAAAGCCCAGAGTTCATGTGGAGAAGATTGGGAATTACCTCAATCTTCGATGTGAGGCCAAGGCTGGCACCTCATGCTACTTTTATCTGAACAATGGTGACTCACACTTTAATAAACAACCCTACAAAGACAATGTCTGTGTGGGGAGAGTGGCAGAAGAGGAACTGCAGAGGAAGAGGAGCAGTGCTGGAGAGATCTTCATCACCTGTGCTGTGGAGCTGGTGGTAGAGGGTGAAGATACTGTGACATCACAGCATAGTGAACCCCTCGGTATCACCATAGATG GAGCTACTAGTTCCCCATCAGCGTTCAGTTTAATCAAACCTGTTCAGGAGGAGACAAGCACCAATGTCACAGCCCAAGGAAGAG TGAGCCTTCATTCAGTTTATTCAGGTCCAGTGTTCCTCGTCATCATCAGTCTGGGTGCTGGTTCCCTTTTCCTGGTTCTGCTAGCTGGGTCTGTGCTGTGTGTTCTCCAACGCAAGTGTG GGTTTCAATGCAGGCCTGTAAATACTGG AAGCCCACCTGAGCAGCAAGACCAAACCCCACcttgtgtct ATTCTGTCATCACAAAGCCGTCTAGGGATGAG GAAGAGGACAGTAGTCTGCAATACGCTACTGTGACATCTACAAGTGACCGAGCTAGTCTTCAATATGCAACAGTGACATCTACCGGTAACCAAGTTGGACCTGGGCGCACCAAGATCAAGTTTGAAATAGCTGGAGAGTACGCCCTCTTAGCAGAATCATAG
- the LOC115159619 gene encoding uncharacterized protein LOC115159619 isoform X8: protein MVSTPTIVFSPGYINVATPVTVRCESPEGTKCKFYRDHDPNPIRELDYKQGACQFKLLWNEFKKWNKTEVDLSCVILQNREDKTIKTSKPSDARRLNVGDPIRKPRVHVEKIGNYLNLRCEAKAGTSCYFYLNNGDSHFNKQPYKDNVCVGRVAEEELQRKRSSAGEIFITCAVELVVEGEDTVTSQHSEPLGITIDVVNPPGATSSPSAFSLIKPVQEETSTNVTAQGRVSLHSVYSGPVFLVIISLGAGSLFLVLLAGSVLCVLQRKCGFQCRPVNTGSPPEQQDQTPPCVYSVITKPSRDEEEDSSLQYATVTSTSDRASLQYATVTSTGNQVGPGRTKIKFEIAGEYALLAES from the exons ATGGTTTCTACTCCCACTATTGTATTTTCCCCTGGGTACATCAATGTAGCTACACCTGTTACAGTACGCTGTGAGTCACCAGAAGGCACAAAGTGCAAGTTCTACAGAGATCACGACCCCAACCCTATAAGAGAACTGGATTACAAGCAGGGTGCTTGCCAGTTCAAGTTGTTATGGAATGAGTTCAAAAAGTGGAACAAGACTGAAGTTGATCTCAGCTGTGTAATTCTACAGAACAGAGAAGATAAAACGATTAAAACCTCAAAACCTAGTGATGCTCGAAGACTTAATGTGGGTG ATCCAATAAGAAAGCCCAGAGTTCATGTGGAGAAGATTGGGAATTACCTCAATCTTCGATGTGAGGCCAAGGCTGGCACCTCATGCTACTTTTATCTGAACAATGGTGACTCACACTTTAATAAACAACCCTACAAAGACAATGTCTGTGTGGGGAGAGTGGCAGAAGAGGAACTGCAGAGGAAGAGGAGCAGTGCTGGAGAGATCTTCATCACCTGTGCTGTGGAGCTGGTGGTAGAGGGTGAAGATACTGTGACATCACAGCATAGTGAACCCCTCGGTATCACCATAGATG TTGTAAATCCTCCAGGAGCTACTAGTTCCCCATCAGCGTTCAGTTTAATCAAACCTGTTCAGGAGGAGACAAGCACCAATGTCACAGCCCAAGGAAGAG TGAGCCTTCATTCAGTTTATTCAGGTCCAGTGTTCCTCGTCATCATCAGTCTGGGTGCTGGTTCCCTTTTCCTGGTTCTGCTAGCTGGGTCTGTGCTGTGTGTTCTCCAACGCAAGTGTG GGTTTCAATGCAGGCCTGTAAATACTGG AAGCCCACCTGAGCAGCAAGACCAAACCCCACcttgtgtct ATTCTGTCATCACAAAGCCGTCTAGGGATGAG GAAGAGGACAGTAGTCTGCAATACGCTACTGTGACATCTACAAGTGACCGAGCTAGTCTTCAATATGCAACAGTGACATCTACCGGTAACCAAGTTGGACCTGGGCGCACCAAGATCAAGTTTGAAATAGCTGGAGAGTACGCCCTCTTAGCAGAATCATAG